The following coding sequences lie in one Anolis carolinensis isolate JA03-04 unplaced genomic scaffold, rAnoCar3.1.pri scaffold_11, whole genome shotgun sequence genomic window:
- the dnaja4 gene encoding dnaJ homolog subfamily A member 4 isoform X2 gives MVKEMGYYDTLGVKPNATSDEIKRAYRKLALKYHPDKNPSEGERFKLISQAYEVLSDSKKRDLYDQGGEQAIKEGGLSGGNFSSPMDIFDMFFGGGGRMNRERRGKNVVHQLSVSLEDMYNGATRKLALQKNVICDKCKGYGGKKGSVEKCPICKGRGVQVIVQQIGPGMVQQIQTVCPDCKGQGERINPKDRCSVCNGNKVVREKKIIEIHIDKGMKDGQKLVFHGEGDQEPDLEPGDVIIVLDQKDHAVFQRRGQDLIMKMKIQLTEALCGFKKTIETLDERVLVIQSRPGEVIKHGDIKCILNEGMPIYKSPLEKGSLIIQFLVDFPEHHWLSPDQLPLLEALLPPREEVTVTEDMDQAELTEFDPRERAHRHRHGEAYEEDDDNGPRTGVQCQTS, from the exons ATGGTGAAGGAGATGGGTTACTACGACACCTTAGGGGTGAAGCCCAACGCCACCTCGGACGAGATCAAGCGGGCCTACCGCAAACTGGCCCTGAAGTACCATCCGGACAAGAATCCCAGCGAAGGAGAGCGG TTTAAGCTCATATCGCAGGCTTACGAAGTCCTCTCTGACTCCAAGAAAAGGGACCTCTATGACCAGGGTGGGGAGCAAGCTATAAAGGAAGGAGGCTTAAGTGGCGGCAATTTCTCTTCACCCATGGACATCTTTGACATGTTCTTTGGTGGTGGAGGCCGAATGAATAGAGAGAGACGAG GTAAGAATGTTGTCCACCAGCTGAGCGTATCCCTTGAAGACATGTACAACGGAGCGACAAGGAAGCTGGCCCTCCAGAAGAATGTGATTTGCGACAAGTGCAAAG GTTACGGCGGGAAGAAGGGTTCCGTGGAGAAGTGCCCCATCTGCAAAGGGAGAGGCGTGCAGGTGATCGTCCAGCAGATCGGGCCCGGCATGGTGCAGCAGATCCAGACAGTCTGCCCGGATTGCAAAGGCCAAGGCGAAAGGATCAACCCGAAGGACCGGTGCAGCGTTTGCAACGGCAATAAAGTGGTGAGAGAGAAGAAGATCATCGAAATCCACATTGACAAAG GCATGAAAGATGGCCAGAAGTTAGTGTTCCACGGAGAAGGGGACCAGGAGCCCGACTTGGAGCCCGGGGATGTCATCATTGTGCTGGATCAGAAGGACCACGCGGTGTTTCAGAGGAGAGGCCAGGACCTGATCATGAAGATGAAAATCCAGCTGACGGAGGCCTTGTGTGGCTTCAAGAAGACCATCGAGACGCTGGACGAGCGGGTCCTTGTCATACAGTCTAGGCCTG GCGAGGTGATCAAACACGGAGACATCAAGTGCATCTTAAACGAAGGCATGCCCATTTACAAGTCCCCCTTGGAGAAAGGCTCTCTCATCATACAATTCTTG GTGGACTTCCCCGAGCACCACTGGCTCTCTCCGGACCAGCTGCCCCTCTTGGAAGCACTTCTTCCGCCCCGGGAAGAGGTCACGGTCACCGAGGACATGGACCAGGCAGAGCTGACGGAGTTTGACCCCCGGGAGCGGGCTCACCGCCACCGCCACGGAGAGGCCTACGAGGAGGACGACGACAACGGCCCCCGGACGGGCGTCCAGTGCCAGACCTCTTGA
- the dnaja4 gene encoding dnaJ homolog subfamily A member 4 isoform X3, producing the protein MYNGATRKLALQKNVICDKCKGYGGKKGSVEKCPICKGRGVQVIVQQIGPGMVQQIQTVCPDCKGQGERINPKDRCSVCNGNKVVREKKIIEIHIDKGMKDGQKLVFHGEGDQEPDLEPGDVIIVLDQKDHAVFQRRGQDLIMKMKIQLTEALCGFKKTIETLDERVLVIQSRPGEVIKHGDIKCILNEGMPIYKSPLEKGSLIIQFLVDFPEHHWLSPDQLPLLEALLPPREEVTVTEDMDQAELTEFDPRERAHRHRHGEAYEEDDDNGPRTGVQCQTS; encoded by the exons ATGTACAACGGAGCGACAAGGAAGCTGGCCCTCCAGAAGAATGTGATTTGCGACAAGTGCAAAG GTTACGGCGGGAAGAAGGGTTCCGTGGAGAAGTGCCCCATCTGCAAAGGGAGAGGCGTGCAGGTGATCGTCCAGCAGATCGGGCCCGGCATGGTGCAGCAGATCCAGACAGTCTGCCCGGATTGCAAAGGCCAAGGCGAAAGGATCAACCCGAAGGACCGGTGCAGCGTTTGCAACGGCAATAAAGTGGTGAGAGAGAAGAAGATCATCGAAATCCACATTGACAAAG GCATGAAAGATGGCCAGAAGTTAGTGTTCCACGGAGAAGGGGACCAGGAGCCCGACTTGGAGCCCGGGGATGTCATCATTGTGCTGGATCAGAAGGACCACGCGGTGTTTCAGAGGAGAGGCCAGGACCTGATCATGAAGATGAAAATCCAGCTGACGGAGGCCTTGTGTGGCTTCAAGAAGACCATCGAGACGCTGGACGAGCGGGTCCTTGTCATACAGTCTAGGCCTG GCGAGGTGATCAAACACGGAGACATCAAGTGCATCTTAAACGAAGGCATGCCCATTTACAAGTCCCCCTTGGAGAAAGGCTCTCTCATCATACAATTCTTG GTGGACTTCCCCGAGCACCACTGGCTCTCTCCGGACCAGCTGCCCCTCTTGGAAGCACTTCTTCCGCCCCGGGAAGAGGTCACGGTCACCGAGGACATGGACCAGGCAGAGCTGACGGAGTTTGACCCCCGGGAGCGGGCTCACCGCCACCGCCACGGAGAGGCCTACGAGGAGGACGACGACAACGGCCCCCGGACGGGCGTCCAGTGCCAGACCTCTTGA